A stretch of Chloroflexota bacterium DNA encodes these proteins:
- a CDS encoding MFS transporter, with the protein MGRSALRENAILAAISGPFNMMTLLIPLYLSHLGYPVGVVGAVVALGGVSSLASRFPVPKLYRPERSRALIFASLGAAIPTCAVMPFLPDIRAFMVMFVLNRIFVGLATTFFLARYLDLLVAGADRRQAMGWYGGTQAFGYTTSNVLVGLLADYVGYPAAFFYGVVFCALGIALLVGAPELHPRPKPATSGAAGGRTSLVRAIGDPGLWSVVNVGFWNNLFHLVLSSFFPVFGAAVGLGPAEVGLTRGLYSFINAIGRPSLAALIRRLTLRQVNYLGLVAQMGLMAALPAAPAFAVILGIFTLFAASRALVVVSNSAGLAEEVDDTRVSRGVATSVFSATSDVSNIVAPLAAGLIASATGIKGMFPIVALGAFGCYVAGDLTIQRWRASARIERSTIATPDPRPST; encoded by the coding sequence TTGGGACGCTCTGCCCTTCGCGAGAACGCCATTCTGGCGGCGATCTCGGGGCCCTTCAACATGATGACGTTGCTCATCCCCCTGTACCTGAGCCATCTGGGATACCCCGTCGGGGTCGTTGGCGCGGTCGTTGCGCTCGGCGGCGTCTCGTCCCTCGCCTCGCGCTTCCCCGTGCCGAAGCTCTACCGACCGGAGCGGTCTCGCGCGCTCATCTTCGCCAGCCTGGGCGCAGCCATCCCGACGTGCGCGGTGATGCCCTTCCTTCCCGACATCCGCGCGTTCATGGTCATGTTCGTGCTGAATCGGATCTTCGTCGGGCTTGCTACGACCTTCTTCCTCGCCCGATATCTGGACCTGCTGGTCGCCGGCGCTGACCGCCGTCAGGCGATGGGATGGTACGGGGGAACGCAGGCGTTCGGCTACACAACATCGAACGTGCTGGTGGGCCTGCTCGCCGACTACGTCGGGTATCCGGCCGCCTTCTTTTACGGCGTCGTCTTCTGCGCCCTCGGCATCGCGCTTCTGGTCGGCGCGCCGGAGCTCCATCCGCGGCCGAAGCCCGCGACCAGCGGGGCGGCCGGCGGGCGAACGAGCCTCGTGCGGGCGATCGGAGATCCGGGACTCTGGAGCGTCGTGAACGTGGGATTCTGGAACAACTTGTTCCACCTGGTCCTGTCGAGCTTCTTCCCCGTTTTTGGCGCAGCCGTGGGCCTCGGCCCGGCCGAGGTCGGGCTGACCCGTGGGTTGTACTCCTTCATCAATGCCATCGGTCGGCCGAGCCTGGCCGCGCTGATCAGGCGCCTCACCTTGCGCCAGGTGAATTACCTCGGCCTCGTCGCCCAGATGGGGCTCATGGCCGCACTGCCGGCCGCGCCCGCGTTCGCGGTTATCCTCGGCATCTTCACCCTCTTTGCCGCGAGCCGCGCGCTCGTCGTGGTGTCAAACAGCGCTGGGCTGGCGGAAGAGGTGGACGACACGCGGGTGAGCCGCGGCGTGGCCACGAGCGTGTTCAGCGCAACGTCGGACGTGTCGAACATCGTGGCGCCGCTCGCGGCCGGACTCATCGCCAGTGCCACGGGCATCAAAGGGATGTTCCCGATCGTCGCGCTGGGGGCATTCGGGTGTTACGTCGCCGGCGATCTCACGATTCAGCGCTGGCGCGCGAGCGCGCGGATCGAGCGCTCCACGATCGCGACACCGGATCCACGTCCGTCGACATGA
- a CDS encoding VOC family protein, which yields MEDQRPGAAYWIDHYVVPVTDIERWDAFYTNVLGAQHRQMGGGGPRRPSAAPPTRFTFVSTCHVGGALRTDGLPPSSGLGRGLPRYSYFVRSEDLDEHLRRLDRFQVPHSDAMRTSEEGEDGIAIRFEDPDGNQLEFWAPDRLPQGAMEDETAVKVGRVAGALFESRDLARTADFYTRYCGVDPVSNADLPHDVLVLKLAAGGRIAFKKVDALSGRTGGHIHPLHTALVVRDDEMMQVYRRMWDELVEWDHDPTIRRLLPDEEAQSLPARTGIHGSPSGQPWRTGFGRGDSFWDWDTNAFHWVPGAPIDGSMTTFKALSPYPYIDAFVGSDSA from the coding sequence ATGGAGGACCAGCGCCCAGGAGCCGCGTACTGGATCGATCACTACGTGGTGCCCGTGACCGACATCGAGCGATGGGACGCCTTCTACACGAACGTGCTTGGCGCACAGCATCGCCAGATGGGCGGTGGCGGGCCCCGCCGGCCATCAGCGGCGCCGCCCACGAGGTTCACCTTCGTCAGCACGTGCCACGTCGGGGGCGCCCTCCGAACGGACGGGCTTCCCCCCAGCAGCGGCCTCGGCCGGGGGTTGCCGCGCTACAGCTACTTCGTTCGTTCTGAGGACCTCGACGAGCACCTGCGCCGCCTCGATCGCTTTCAGGTGCCCCATTCTGACGCCATGCGCACGTCGGAAGAGGGGGAGGATGGCATCGCGATTCGGTTCGAGGACCCGGACGGCAATCAGCTCGAGTTCTGGGCGCCCGACCGCCTGCCCCAGGGCGCGATGGAGGACGAGACGGCTGTCAAGGTCGGTCGCGTCGCGGGCGCGCTGTTCGAGTCGCGTGACCTCGCCCGGACCGCGGACTTCTACACGCGCTACTGCGGCGTCGACCCGGTCTCGAACGCCGACCTCCCGCATGATGTCCTCGTGCTGAAGCTGGCGGCGGGCGGCCGCATCGCCTTCAAGAAGGTCGATGCGCTGAGCGGCCGAACTGGCGGCCACATCCATCCTCTTCACACGGCACTCGTCGTCCGCGACGACGAGATGATGCAGGTTTATCGCCGCATGTGGGACGAGCTGGTGGAGTGGGATCATGACCCGACGATTCGTCGCCTGCTGCCGGATGAGGAAGCGCAAAGCCTGCCGGCGCGCACGGGAATCCACGGGAGTCCGAGCGGGCAGCCCTGGCGGACCGGATTCGGGCGCGGCGACAGCTTCTGGGACTGGGACACGAACGCGTTTCACTGGGTTCCTGGGGCGCCGATCGACGGCTCGATGACCACGTTCAAGGCGCTTTCGCCCTACCCCTACATCGACGCGTTTGTGGGGAGTGATTCGGCCTGA
- a CDS encoding polyprenol monophosphomannose synthase produces MSALVIIPTFNERDNLPALVEAILSLDAGLHVLIVDDGSPDGTGEIADRLARETGRVSVLKRSGKQGLGTAYVAGFRYALSHDFDLVVEMDADFSHRPEDLPRLIAAAKEADVVIGSRNVPGGRVVGWSPLRQLVSKGGSIYARLLLGLPVADCTSGFKCFRRSALQILDLDALRSNGYAFQVEVNFACAQAGLRFAEVPIVFPDRARGKSKMSWHIAAEAAWLVLRFRMGLSQPPILSAAVGG; encoded by the coding sequence ATGTCCGCTCTGGTGATTATCCCCACCTTCAACGAGCGGGACAACCTGCCAGCGCTCGTCGAGGCCATTCTCAGCCTCGACGCCGGGCTCCACGTCCTCATCGTCGACGACGGATCGCCCGACGGGACCGGGGAGATTGCCGATCGCCTGGCGCGCGAGACGGGGCGGGTTTCCGTCCTGAAGCGCTCCGGCAAACAGGGTCTCGGCACGGCATACGTCGCCGGATTTCGCTACGCGCTCTCCCACGATTTTGACCTCGTCGTGGAGATGGACGCCGATTTCTCGCACCGGCCCGAGGACCTGCCCCGCCTCATCGCCGCGGCCAAGGAGGCGGACGTCGTCATCGGGTCGCGGAACGTGCCGGGCGGGCGGGTGGTCGGCTGGTCGCCGCTACGGCAGCTCGTGAGCAAGGGCGGTAGCATCTACGCGCGGCTGCTCCTCGGGCTGCCGGTCGCCGACTGCACCAGCGGGTTCAAGTGCTTCCGCCGGAGCGCGCTTCAGATTCTCGACCTCGATGCCCTCCGCTCCAACGGCTACGCGTTCCAGGTTGAGGTGAACTTCGCGTGCGCGCAGGCGGGTCTGCGCTTCGCGGAGGTTCCGATCGTGTTTCCGGACCGCGCCCGAGGGAAGTCCAAGATGTCGTGGCACATCGCGGCGGAGGCCGCGTGGCTCGTGCTCCGATTCCGGATGGGACTGAGTCAGCCGCCGATCCTGTCGGCGGCGGTGGGCGGCTAG
- a CDS encoding peptide ABC transporter substrate-binding protein — protein MPKMTRLSTMWTIIALGAVAACGAPTAAPRTASDVGSPGSTEKTVKRAVTIVETREPTSLEPSLQPQNREWSALSSGFLAYFNRDSSEPQPYLAEELPSVEKGTWKLLPDGRMETTYTIKRNATWHDGEPITARDWVFAYQARTAPDVPAHNAVVEKRLAQVVAVDDHTLFLEWREPYMYAGYTHLPDFSPMPRHRLEEQFLQDRAGFIDGPQWREEFVGSGPYRVVSWEPGVDIVFRAHEGFVFGKPRIDEVRVRFIGDANTIVANLLSGTLDVAYSGNIGFSQGQALEQAGWSGKVTYVEGNPRFLEFQGRDWGDTVQAVFDARVRRAAHYAIDRTSIVDAIYAGRAPVAYYWLSPRDPSYAAVERAVPKYDYDPGRAEALLREAGWTKGTDGRLRNGAGQPLTLPLTNLPGEVEQLEAAIVVDNWKAAGFASDVQRLSPQEWRDNELRSKFPAVAYNRRNLSYDDMVWFSRNVSLPETRWGGQNRIGYVNPQLDDLWGKVLASVNTREREGYLIDAIRVMMDDAMVVLTHLQAEVLAFNADLVGPSEPPVEKTSRVWNVWEWEWR, from the coding sequence ATGCCGAAGATGACGCGTCTCTCGACAATGTGGACCATCATCGCGCTCGGCGCCGTCGCGGCGTGCGGCGCGCCGACGGCCGCTCCCCGAACGGCGAGCGACGTGGGCTCCCCCGGCTCGACCGAGAAGACGGTGAAGCGCGCCGTGACGATCGTGGAGACGCGCGAGCCGACGTCGCTGGAGCCCAGCCTGCAGCCCCAAAACCGTGAGTGGTCCGCCTTGTCGTCCGGATTTCTGGCCTACTTCAACCGCGACAGCAGCGAGCCCCAGCCCTATCTGGCTGAAGAGCTGCCCAGCGTCGAGAAGGGGACCTGGAAGCTGCTGCCGGACGGCCGGATGGAGACGACGTACACCATCAAGCGCAACGCGACCTGGCACGATGGCGAGCCCATTACCGCGAGGGATTGGGTCTTCGCGTATCAGGCACGAACTGCGCCCGACGTCCCCGCGCATAACGCCGTCGTCGAGAAGCGACTGGCCCAGGTGGTCGCGGTCGACGACCACACGCTCTTCCTGGAATGGCGCGAGCCCTACATGTATGCGGGCTACACCCATCTGCCAGATTTCTCCCCGATGCCGCGGCACCGGTTGGAGGAGCAGTTCCTGCAGGACCGCGCTGGCTTCATCGACGGTCCGCAGTGGCGCGAAGAGTTCGTCGGGAGCGGGCCATATCGGGTCGTGAGCTGGGAGCCAGGCGTGGATATTGTCTTCCGGGCCCACGAGGGGTTCGTGTTCGGGAAGCCGCGGATCGACGAGGTTCGCGTGCGCTTCATCGGCGATGCGAACACGATCGTCGCCAACCTCCTGAGCGGGACGCTCGACGTGGCCTACTCCGGTAACATCGGGTTCTCGCAGGGCCAGGCCCTCGAGCAGGCGGGATGGAGCGGCAAGGTCACGTACGTCGAGGGGAACCCGCGCTTTCTGGAGTTCCAGGGACGCGACTGGGGCGACACGGTCCAGGCCGTCTTCGACGCGCGCGTCCGCCGGGCCGCGCACTACGCCATCGACCGCACGTCCATCGTCGACGCGATCTATGCCGGCCGTGCGCCCGTCGCGTATTACTGGCTATCGCCCCGAGACCCGTCGTACGCGGCCGTCGAGCGCGCGGTCCCCAAGTATGACTATGATCCCGGGCGTGCCGAGGCCTTGTTGCGCGAGGCAGGCTGGACCAAAGGGACTGATGGTCGACTCCGAAACGGCGCCGGCCAGCCGCTCACGCTTCCGCTCACCAACCTGCCCGGCGAGGTCGAGCAGCTCGAAGCCGCCATCGTCGTCGACAACTGGAAGGCGGCCGGCTTCGCCAGCGACGTGCAACGCCTCTCTCCCCAGGAGTGGCGTGACAACGAGCTGCGAAGCAAGTTTCCCGCCGTGGCTTACAACCGCCGCAACCTCTCGTACGACGATATGGTCTGGTTCAGCAGGAACGTCTCCCTCCCCGAGACTCGCTGGGGCGGGCAGAACCGCATCGGCTACGTCAACCCGCAGCTCGATGACCTCTGGGGCAAAGTGTTGGCCAGTGTCAACACGAGGGAGCGCGAGGGCTACCTCATCGATGCGATCCGCGTGATGATGGACGACGCGATGGTCGTATTGACCCACCTCCAGGCGGAGGTGCTGGCGTTCAACGCCGATCTCGTCGGCCCGTCGGAGCCGCCAGTCGAGAAGACCTCCCGCGTGTGGAACGTCTGGGAATGGGAGTGGCGGTGA